One part of the Syntrophaceae bacterium genome encodes these proteins:
- a CDS encoding PEP-CTERM/exosortase system-associated acyltransferase has translation MEFKFKKVDSEELLKEIFRVRYEVYCEECGYLPTSDYPDGLEIDEFDENSIHFAAFADDRVIGTSRLVMNSKNGFPMNEHCHQIDIDNSTLATDSVVEVSRLALRKSFRRRKEDGIYAVESYLTKSQGGILAENPEERTEQDRKRQQPVVILGLYKAMYHETRRINFSHWLAAMEKKLWYALKTFHFTFQEIGPQVDYYGPVTPYLGFIEKLEKEVNDNSPELWSFLLDGLDEKYWPEFMRSAAQKR, from the coding sequence ATGGAATTCAAATTCAAAAAAGTAGATTCGGAGGAGCTTTTAAAGGAAATTTTCCGGGTGCGTTATGAAGTATACTGTGAAGAATGTGGATATCTTCCCACATCAGATTATCCCGATGGTCTGGAAATTGATGAGTTCGATGAGAATTCCATCCATTTTGCCGCCTTTGCCGATGATAGAGTGATCGGTACCTCACGGCTGGTAATGAACTCGAAAAATGGTTTTCCCATGAATGAGCATTGCCATCAGATTGATATCGACAATTCCACACTTGCAACAGATAGTGTGGTAGAAGTATCCCGACTCGCCTTGAGGAAGTCTTTCCGAAGACGTAAAGAAGATGGTATTTACGCAGTCGAGTCGTACTTGACGAAATCCCAAGGCGGTATTCTGGCGGAGAATCCCGAGGAGAGGACTGAGCAGGATCGGAAGCGCCAACAGCCGGTCGTTATCCTCGGATTATACAAGGCGATGTATCATGAAACGAGACGGATCAACTTTTCCCATTGGCTGGCGGCCATGGAAAAGAAACTCTGGTATGCTCTCAAGACATTTCATTTCACCTTTCAGGAAATCGGCCCGCAGGTCGATTACTACGGTCCCGTGACACCCTATTTGGGTTTCATCGAGAAACTGGAAAAAGAGGTGAATGACAACTCTCCCGAACTCTGGTCGTTTCTTCTGGATGGCTTGGATGAGAAATACTGGCCAGAATTTATGCGCTCAGCAGCGCAAAAAAGATAG
- a CDS encoding cyclic nucleotide-binding domain-containing protein: MSGYLDVLRKVELLEDLDDASLAEIAASGEEVVVPRDNLICRSGDIGTHFYIVLEGRVSVFITTNRRTNQASDRRTRSSGNRENKDRRTNKAVAVDRASRPMILLKTHAPGGFFGEMSLLTGDPISADVMAIEDTRLLRLSKQVFEATFTKNPSVLLRLNRILARYISSTNVMVSNPRSARLNVIHRIGEDLRDCSISLYLAASVVKQANRRVVLVDCESTFEAPLHRVAPRSEQEALGVFEHRRVFSTLSDFQAHCIILGEHFHVLTFPEPLSRTPGIAWSRLRDLLAVICRLYDVVIVDTGFIFDTRASEVLNMAEKIYLLANNVKDHAAVAEIVKELNISPSQAAKRLRIGLVGDFDFYRPGSILKPLVDATGIKNVFLLASNEVTDFQMSQDLMPVMDQDSQTGRRIASLARELAGCRVGIALGAGGAKGFAHIGVWRVMEHLRIPVDAIVGCSMGAIMGAAFAMGKNSHETEQLMRRIWTSKGAFFDWEVPPWTNIVKGRKVDHMNQEAYQETTILDCIIPYASLAFDLISGQEIVIDEGTLKNAVRASGSMPIIMRPVKWKNYYLIDGGVTNKVPVDVLANMGTDFNIAVNVAPEIDPSFYNPKKRNAQGLKGEKRKLLSKSLREMYQEPSLFQITSRWYSTSSTKITEAHLHLAHVVMRPHTEGIGMLEWLKFDEAIKEGELCAQKHAEEIKAKYSALCGH; this comes from the coding sequence ATGTCGGGTTATCTAGACGTTCTCCGTAAAGTCGAACTGCTGGAGGACCTTGACGATGCCTCGCTGGCCGAAATTGCTGCCAGTGGTGAAGAGGTCGTTGTGCCACGGGACAATTTAATCTGTCGCAGTGGCGACATAGGGACTCACTTCTATATTGTATTGGAAGGACGAGTAAGCGTCTTCATTACTACCAATCGGCGTACAAACCAGGCTTCCGACCGCCGAACCCGTTCATCCGGTAATCGGGAAAACAAAGACCGCCGGACAAACAAAGCCGTCGCCGTTGACCGTGCCAGCCGGCCCATGATCCTGCTCAAGACACACGCCCCTGGTGGTTTCTTCGGAGAGATGAGCCTGCTGACCGGAGACCCGATCTCGGCTGATGTCATGGCAATCGAGGACACACGCCTTCTCCGGCTTTCGAAGCAAGTATTCGAAGCAACATTCACGAAAAATCCATCCGTACTGCTTCGCCTCAATCGAATCCTGGCTCGATACATCTCAAGTACCAACGTCATGGTGAGCAACCCGCGATCGGCCAGGCTCAATGTGATTCATCGCATCGGTGAAGACCTTCGTGACTGCTCTATCTCGCTTTATTTGGCTGCATCCGTTGTGAAGCAGGCAAACAGGCGAGTGGTCCTGGTAGACTGCGAGTCGACTTTTGAAGCACCGCTCCACCGCGTTGCCCCCAGGAGTGAGCAGGAGGCCCTGGGGGTTTTTGAACACCGTCGAGTCTTTTCGACATTAAGCGACTTTCAGGCCCATTGCATCATTCTGGGAGAGCATTTCCATGTTCTCACATTTCCAGAACCTTTGAGCCGAACGCCCGGCATTGCGTGGTCACGACTTCGAGACTTGCTTGCGGTTATCTGCCGTCTTTACGATGTTGTCATCGTCGATACAGGCTTCATATTCGACACGCGGGCGTCAGAAGTTCTGAACATGGCAGAGAAGATCTACCTGCTGGCAAACAACGTGAAAGACCATGCGGCTGTTGCAGAGATTGTTAAAGAACTGAATATAAGCCCCTCTCAAGCAGCCAAACGTCTGCGCATAGGCCTTGTCGGGGACTTCGATTTCTATCGTCCGGGTTCCATCCTCAAGCCTTTGGTCGATGCCACGGGCATCAAGAACGTCTTCTTGCTTGCCTCAAACGAGGTAACGGATTTTCAAATGTCACAGGACTTGATGCCCGTCATGGATCAAGACAGCCAGACGGGAAGGCGTATTGCCAGCCTGGCTCGCGAACTCGCAGGATGCCGCGTTGGTATTGCCTTGGGGGCCGGTGGAGCGAAGGGTTTTGCCCATATCGGCGTATGGCGCGTGATGGAGCATCTCAGGATTCCAGTCGATGCAATCGTTGGCTGCTCGATGGGAGCCATCATGGGAGCTGCCTTTGCAATGGGTAAGAACAGCCATGAGACCGAGCAGTTGATGCGTCGCATCTGGACATCGAAAGGCGCCTTCTTCGACTGGGAGGTCCCCCCATGGACGAACATCGTCAAGGGCCGCAAGGTCGACCACATGAATCAGGAAGCCTATCAAGAAACAACCATTCTGGATTGTATCATTCCATATGCATCACTGGCATTTGATCTGATCTCGGGCCAGGAGATCGTGATCGACGAGGGGACACTCAAAAACGCGGTTCGGGCCTCGGGTTCGATGCCGATCATCATGCGTCCGGTAAAGTGGAAGAACTATTACCTGATAGATGGCGGCGTGACGAACAAAGTGCCCGTCGACGTGCTTGCCAACATGGGGACAGACTTCAACATCGCCGTAAACGTTGCTCCTGAGATCGACCCTTCATTCTACAATCCCAAGAAACGGAATGCACAAGGTCTTAAGGGTGAGAAAAGGAAGCTGCTCAGCAAAAGCTTACGCGAAATGTACCAGGAGCCCAGCCTGTTTCAGATCACTTCTCGCTGGTACTCAACCTCCTCGACAAAGATCACCGAGGCGCATCTTCACCTCGCTCATGTCGTCATGAGGCCACATACAGAGGGCATTGGCATGCTCGAGTGGCTCAAGTTCGATGAGGCAATAAAAGAAGGAGAACTATGCGCACAGAAGCATGCAGAGGAAATCAAAGCGAAATATTCCGCACTGTGCGGCCATTGA